TACACAGCGCTGTACGCCCCCCTCCTCCCGTCTACCACAGGTATACACAGCGCTGTACGCCCCCCTCCTCCCGTCTACCACAGGTATACACAGCGCTGTACGCCCCCCTCCTCCCGTCTACCACAGGtatacacagcgctgtacaccCCCTCTACCACAGGTATACGCAGCGCTGTACGCCCCCTCTACCACAGGTATACTCAGCGCTGTACGCCCCCTCCTCCCGTCTACCACAGGtatacacagcgctgtacaccTCTCTCCTCCCGTCTACCACAGGtatacacagcgctgtacaccCCTCTACCACAGGTATACTCAGCGCTGTACGCCCCCCTCCTCCCGTCTACCACAGGTATACTCAGTGCTGTACACCCCCCGCCTCCCCTCTACCACAGGTATACTCAGCGCTGTACGCCCCCTCCTCCCGTCTACCAcaggtatacacagcactgtacgCCCCCCTCCTCCCGTCTACCACAGGtatacacagcgctgtacaccCCCCTCCTCCCGTCTACCACAGGTATACACAGCGCTGTACGCCCCCTCCTCCCGTCTACCACAGGtatacacagcgctgtacaccTCTCTCCTCCCGTCTACCACAGGTATACTCAGCGCTGTACACCCCTCTCCTCCCGTCTACCACAGGTATACACAGCGCTGTACTCCCCTCTCTACCACAGGTATACGCAGCGCTGTACGCCCTCCCTTCTACCACAGGTATACACAGCGCTGTACTCCCCTCTCCTCTACCACAGGTATACGCAGCGCTGTACGCCCCTCTCCTCCCGTCTACCCCAGGTATAGTCAGCGCTGTGCACCCCTCTCCTCCCGTCTACCCCAGGTATACTCAGCGTACTCTCCTCTCCTCTACCACAGGTATACGCAGCGCTGTACGCCCCTCTCCTCCCGTCTACCACAGGTATACACAGCGCTGTACGCCCCTCTCCTCCAGTCTACCCCAGGTATACTCAGCGCTGTACACCCCTCTCCTCTACCACAGGTATACGCAGCGCTGTACGCCCCTCTCCTCCCGTCTACCCCAGGTATACTCAGCGCTGTACACCCCTCTCCTCCCGTCTACCCCAGGTATACACAGCGCTGTACTCCCCTCTCCTCTACCACAGGTATACGCAGCACGCCCCTCTCTTCCCGTCTACCACAGGTATACACAGCGCTGTACGCCCCTCTTCTCTACCACAGGTATACATAGCACTGTACACCCCTCCCTTCTACCACAGGTATACACAGCGCTGTACTCCCCTCCCTTCTACCACAGGTATACATAGCACTGTACACCCCTCCCTTCTACCACAGGTATACACAGCGCTGTACTCCCCTCCCTTCTACCACAGGTATACACAGTGTTGTTCCTTTCTCCAGGTCTCATTGATGATGCCGCATTCTCGAAGTGCAGACGTGGGGTCCAGGTCATTAACTGCGCCCGGGGGGGGATCATAGATGAGGCGGCATTGCTGAGGGCCCTGGAGAGCGGGCAGTGCGGAGGAGCGGGGCTGGATGTCTTCACAGAGGTGAGCCACCTGACAACCAAGACACCTCACCCAGTGACTGCAACGTGTCTGACAACTGAATCACCTCAATGAGGCCTGACAACTGAGACACGACACACGCTGACAAAGAGGACAGTGAGATGCGGCACAGACTGATGATCTCTCCGTTTTTCAGGAGCCTCCTCGGGATCGGGCCCTCATAGACCATCCTCTGGTGATCAGCCTCCCGCACCTTGGGGCCAGCACACACGAGGCCCAGAACCGCTGCGGGGAGGAGATTGCTCTGCAGATTGTGGATCTGGTGAAGGAGCGGGCTCTTGTGGGGGCGGTGagtatttgggggtaccctgagcCCCCTTTACTTCAATCTCTCTGTATCGCAGCTTGTCCAGGAGAGGGCggctgtcatggtggggagtgggggagaccCCCCACCGTCCAATTGGAACTGTTACTAGGCCTGACTACagtaaagggagcaggtcacaacCTACAGtcgccctaatcctgaccctgagcgaaccctgaaggtgggagagCTCATGCACTGGATCCTGCTGACCATGACGGTCCctggcataggggtcaggaatGGGAGACAACTGGTTTCTTAGGGAATCGGACGAACTGGAGCTCCCACAGGCCTAGTAACAGGGACTATATGCAGCAACTGAACagcaggtaagtacacagtgtaacaacagaacactagcaacaaccaacacttacctgccgcagctgaGATGGAAAGACAACACCGAACATCTGACGGGACCTCCATGTGAACACCAGAAGCACGAAAGCTCCAGggttatggttcacccctccacaAACAGGACATATCTAGCAACCATGCGGCATCATCCACACCATAGACAAACATCAACCCATAAGTGCAGCACCACACGTAACAACAATGGGGAGCGTGGACATGGGCAAGGACCTTGATGtcccacaaggtggccctcaaggacaggAGCATTGCTTCCAGCCCCAATAAAGGCTGAAGTGAATCTGACCTCAGGCTCTCAACACCAAGACAATAGGAGCCAAGGGGCCCCATCCAGATCCACCTAgcacacaccttaaccccgtgctCACCAGAAGGGAAGGGAAAGCGCACACACATGCATAACAAGTTGCCACCGGCAGCCAGCATGCGCGGTGAAAGTGTCACGGcacacacagcaaaggccgtgaccGCGGCGGACCAGTGTCACCAGACAGGCCTCTGATGATGCACCCAGGGCGTGCCCACCAGACCTGCAGTCTATGGGTTAATAGTCATCCTGTGGCCACGCTCTCTTTCGTGTCTTCCTGTGGTCGCGCTCTTTTGTGCTGCTCGTGCCCTGGGGCCCCCCTGGGGTCTCACGTACACGCGGTATACGTCTCCTGGAGGTTATGGTGTCTCTCTCCCTTCAGGTCAACGCTCCGGCTTTAACCAAGGCCTTCTCTGCAGAGACCAGACCATGGATCAGGTTGGGTGAGGCTCTTGGTCGCCTTCTTCACTCCCTGTTACCAGATGTCCGCGGTGAGGTCCACGTGGCCACTGCAGGTAAGATGGCGGTATCACCTGTCCTAAAGAAGGGACAAGTCCTGAAATGCATTAACCCTTATAGTCAGTTATTGATGTCCTGACTTCCCGTGAGTGGATCTTGTTCAGTGGCGCCCTCCATCCACCGCCGTTCTCATGTATATCGGTGAGAGGCAGCCACGAATGAACGAGGCTCCGTGGTCATTGTCCGATTCATTCACCTATTGAATTCTATGGTCTGAAAATCCAAACCCTCATTTGTCCACATATTACCCAATCTGTCCTCTACACTAGGGGGCGCTCTGAAGAACTGCGGCTCCTTCCTCTGCTCGGCTGTTGCCATCGGACTTCTCCAAAATGCGGACAAGAAAGTCAATCTGGTCAACTCCTGCTTCTTTGCCAAGGAAGTTGGAATCCAGGTGATGTATCTCATAAAGTCTAATGTGGTAAAGTCTCTTCAGGTCATACGGCCTGAGGTCCAAAATACCCCCCGACCTGCCCCTGGGGGGCAACTTGTG
Above is a genomic segment from Bufo gargarizans isolate SCDJY-AF-19 unplaced genomic scaffold, ASM1485885v1 original_scaffold_1019_pilon, whole genome shotgun sequence containing:
- the PHGDH gene encoding D-3-phosphoglycerate dehydrogenase, giving the protein LLPFLSSHGAQTLSSPQFIVSSVPQTIGYDPIIPPEVTAEFGVQQFPLEEIWRQCDYITVHTPLLPSTTGLIDDAAFSKCRRGVQVINCARGGIIDEAALLRALESGQCGGAGLDVFTEEPPRDRALIDHPLVISLPHLGASTHEAQNRCGEEIALQIVDLVKERALVGAVNAPALTKAFSAETRPWIRLGEALGRLLHSLLPDVRGEVHVATAGGALKNCGSFLCSAVAIGLLQNADKKVNLVNSCFFAKEVGIQVTSRCSLDSAEARLEVSGGGLSVIGGLSGDTPCLIQIGHSRFRCPVSLNGTILLWTGETNLPKLVDVLAAAGSRLQTFHVSEGYSVAEISAPLPDLSAVGSCLQITLPA